One genomic window of Tatumella citrea includes the following:
- a CDS encoding PTS mannitol transporter subunit IICBA: MSSSDIRIKVQSFGRFLSNMVMPNIGAFIAWGIITALFIPTGWLPNETLAKLVAPMITYLLPLLIGYTGGRLVGGDRGGVVGAITTMGVIVGADMPMFLGSMIAGPLGGWAIRSFDRLVDGKIKSGFEMLVNNFSAGIIGMLLALLSFMAIGPLVEGLSHLLSAGVNIMVQHDLLPLTSIFVEPAKILFLNNAINHGIFSPLGIQQASQVGKSIFFLIEANPGPGMGVLMAYMFFGRGNAKQSAGGAAIIHFFGGIHEIYFPYVLMNPRLLLAVILGGMTGVFTLSVLHGGLISPASPGSVLAVLAMTPKGAYFANISAIIAAFAVSFVVSSILLKTSKVKEDDDIEAATRRVQEMKASSKGQAVAATAAPLQDDLSHVRKIIVACDAGMGSSAMGAGVLRKKVNEAGLQHISVTNTAINNLPDDVDLVITHRDLTERAMRKAPHAQHISLTNFLDSGLYNDLTARLQQAGRSAEHREKVSDTLADSFEPTPEHLFKLTAANVFLGNHADNKEQAIRFVGEQLVKGGYVEPEYVAAMLEREKLTPTYLGESIAVPHGTVEAKDRVLKTGIVFCQYPAGVLFGEEPDDIARLVIGIAARNNEHIQVITSLTNALDDDSVIARLATTTSVQEVLDLLSGQPGA, translated from the coding sequence ATGTCCTCATCAGATATCAGGATCAAAGTCCAAAGCTTTGGTCGTTTTCTGAGTAATATGGTAATGCCAAATATCGGGGCGTTTATCGCCTGGGGTATTATCACCGCGCTGTTTATTCCTACCGGCTGGTTACCAAACGAGACGCTGGCTAAGCTGGTCGCGCCAATGATCACTTATCTGCTGCCATTACTCATCGGTTATACCGGCGGGCGGCTGGTGGGTGGCGATCGCGGTGGGGTGGTAGGTGCTATCACGACCATGGGCGTGATTGTTGGTGCAGATATGCCGATGTTCCTCGGCTCCATGATTGCCGGGCCGTTGGGTGGCTGGGCTATCCGCTCCTTTGACCGTCTGGTTGACGGGAAAATTAAAAGCGGCTTTGAAATGCTGGTCAATAACTTCTCTGCCGGCATCATCGGGATGTTACTGGCATTACTGTCGTTTATGGCCATTGGCCCACTGGTAGAAGGGTTGTCACACCTGTTGTCTGCCGGGGTCAATATCATGGTTCAGCATGACCTGCTGCCACTGACCTCTATTTTTGTTGAACCGGCAAAAATCCTGTTCCTGAATAATGCGATTAACCACGGTATTTTCTCACCACTGGGAATCCAGCAGGCCAGCCAGGTAGGCAAATCTATTTTCTTCCTGATCGAAGCCAACCCGGGTCCGGGGATGGGTGTACTGATGGCCTATATGTTCTTTGGCCGTGGTAATGCAAAACAGTCTGCGGGCGGTGCAGCCATCATCCATTTCTTCGGTGGTATCCACGAAATTTACTTCCCGTATGTACTGATGAATCCTCGCCTGTTGCTGGCAGTCATTCTCGGCGGGATGACCGGCGTGTTTACCCTGAGCGTACTGCATGGCGGGCTGATTTCTCCGGCATCTCCGGGTTCTGTGCTGGCGGTACTGGCGATGACCCCAAAAGGTGCCTACTTCGCTAATATCTCCGCAATTATTGCAGCGTTTGCCGTCTCTTTCGTTGTCTCTTCAATCCTGCTGAAAACCAGCAAAGTAAAAGAAGATGATGATATTGAAGCAGCGACCCGCCGTGTGCAGGAGATGAAAGCCAGCTCCAAAGGCCAGGCTGTGGCAGCAACTGCTGCGCCTCTGCAGGATGATCTGAGCCATGTGCGCAAAATTATTGTCGCCTGTGACGCCGGTATGGGCTCCAGTGCGATGGGCGCAGGAGTACTGAGGAAAAAAGTGAATGAAGCGGGCCTGCAGCATATTTCTGTAACCAACACCGCTATCAACAACCTGCCTGACGATGTGGATTTGGTGATTACTCACCGTGATCTGACCGAGCGGGCAATGCGTAAAGCACCTCATGCACAGCATATTTCGCTGACTAACTTCCTCGACAGCGGGCTGTATAACGACCTGACAGCACGTCTGCAACAGGCAGGGCGAAGCGCAGAGCACCGTGAAAAAGTCAGCGATACGCTGGCGGATAGTTTTGAGCCAACACCAGAGCATTTATTCAAACTGACCGCAGCCAATGTGTTCCTTGGCAACCATGCAGATAACAAAGAACAGGCCATTCGTTTCGTCGGTGAACAACTGGTGAAAGGCGGATATGTAGAGCCGGAATATGTTGCTGCCATGCTGGAACGCGAAAAACTGACCCCGACTTACCTTGGTGAGTCGATAGCGGTGCCACATGGCACGGTAGAAGCCAAAGACCGTGTACTGAAAACCGGCATCGTGTTCTGTCAGTATCCTGCCGGCGTGCTGTTTGGTGAAGAGCCGGACGATATCGCCAGGCTGGTCATCGGGATTGCCGCACGCAATAACGAACACATTCAGGTGATTACCAGCCTGACCAATGCGCTGGATGATGACAGCGTCATTGCCCGACTGGCGACCACTACCAGTGTCCAGGAAGTGCTGGATCTGCTGTCCGGTCAGCCCGGCGCGTAA
- a CDS encoding mannitol-1-phosphate 5-dehydrogenase has protein sequence MKALHFGAGNIGRGFIGKLLADAGIPVTFADVNQVVVDALNARGEYPVHVVGEQSKVEIVKGVNAVNSTSDQVIALVAEVDLLTTAVGPQILERIAGTIAKGLVQRKDKGNTQPLNIIACENMVRGTTQLKGHVLNALPAEYHSWVEEHVGFVDSAVDRIVPPTEAGSSDPLEVTVETFSEWIVDKTQFKGPLPAIPGMELTDNLMAFVERKLFTLNTGHAITAYLGHLAGHKTIRDAILDEKIRHVVEGAMQESGEVLIRRYGFDREKHAAYIHKIISRFENPYLKDDVERVGRQPLRKLSAGDRLIKPTLGTLEYELSQDHLVTGIAAALHFRSEQDPQSQELAGLLTKQDVAATLAEISGLDADSPVVRAVVKAWNAMV, from the coding sequence ATGAAAGCATTACATTTTGGCGCCGGTAATATCGGCCGTGGCTTTATCGGTAAATTGCTGGCAGATGCCGGTATTCCGGTGACTTTTGCCGATGTTAATCAGGTGGTTGTCGATGCCCTGAATGCCCGGGGGGAATATCCGGTACATGTGGTTGGTGAGCAGTCTAAAGTTGAGATTGTCAAAGGCGTCAATGCAGTCAACAGCACCAGTGATCAGGTTATTGCACTGGTGGCAGAAGTTGATCTGCTGACGACAGCGGTAGGACCACAAATCCTGGAACGGATTGCCGGTACTATCGCCAAAGGACTGGTGCAACGTAAAGATAAGGGCAATACACAGCCGCTGAATATTATTGCCTGCGAAAATATGGTGCGCGGGACGACTCAGTTAAAAGGGCATGTACTGAATGCTCTGCCGGCGGAATATCATAGCTGGGTGGAAGAGCATGTCGGGTTTGTGGACTCTGCAGTGGACCGGATTGTACCGCCGACAGAAGCCGGCAGCAGCGACCCGCTGGAAGTCACCGTTGAGACATTCAGTGAGTGGATTGTCGATAAGACCCAGTTTAAAGGGCCACTCCCGGCAATTCCCGGCATGGAACTGACCGACAATCTGATGGCGTTCGTCGAAAGAAAACTGTTCACCCTGAATACTGGCCATGCGATTACTGCTTACCTGGGGCATCTGGCAGGCCATAAAACGATCCGTGATGCGATCCTTGATGAGAAGATCCGCCATGTGGTTGAAGGGGCGATGCAGGAAAGTGGTGAAGTGCTGATCCGCCGTTATGGTTTTGATCGTGAAAAACATGCCGCTTATATCCATAAAATTATCAGCCGCTTTGAAAACCCTTACCTGAAAGATGATGTTGAGCGGGTAGGGCGCCAGCCATTACGTAAACTGAGTGCCGGTGATCGCCTGATCAAACCAACGCTTGGCACGCTGGAATATGAATTATCTCAGGACCATCTGGTTACGGGGATTGCTGCAGCATTGCACTTCCGCAGTGAGCAGGATCCGCAATCGCAGGAACTGGCAGGTTTACTGACTAAGCAGGATGTTGCCGCGACCCTGGCCGAAATCTCCGGCCTGGATGCCGACAGCCCGGTGGTCAGGGCGGTAGTGAAGGCCTGGAACGCTATGGTATAA
- the mtlR gene encoding mannitol operon repressor MtlR, which translates to MQAQMEQSQAFENRVLERLNAGQSVRSFLIATVEMLAEAVNVLVVKVFRKDDYAVKYAVEPLLLGDGPLGELSVRLKLIYGLGVINRNEYEDCELLMALREELNHDGSEYRFTDDEILGPFGELHCVEDLPPPPDFVSDDAGLRTMQQQRYQQIVRSTMVLSLTALIAHISQKPAFKK; encoded by the coding sequence ATGCAGGCACAAATGGAACAATCACAGGCTTTTGAGAATCGGGTGCTTGAGCGCCTGAATGCCGGGCAATCGGTAAGAAGCTTTCTGATAGCAACTGTCGAAATGCTGGCAGAAGCGGTGAATGTTCTGGTGGTTAAAGTGTTCCGCAAAGATGATTATGCGGTGAAGTATGCGGTAGAACCTCTGCTACTGGGGGATGGCCCGTTAGGTGAATTATCAGTGCGCCTGAAACTGATCTATGGCCTGGGGGTAATTAACCGCAATGAGTATGAAGACTGCGAATTGTTAATGGCGCTCCGTGAAGAACTGAATCATGACGGCAGCGAGTATCGTTTCACCGACGATGAAATTCTGGGCCCGTTTGGTGAACTCCATTGCGTTGAAGATTTACCACCTCCACCGGATTTTGTCAGCGACGATGCCGGGCTACGTACTATGCAGCAGCAACGTTATCAGCAAATTGTCCGCTCCACGATGGTCCTTTCCCTGACAGCGCTAATCGCCCATATTAGCCAGAAACCTGCCTTTAAAAAGTAA